In Actinomycetota bacterium, one DNA window encodes the following:
- a CDS encoding HAD family hydrolase yields the protein MTQRRVVLFDVDGTLIDTGGAGGRSWSYAFREAFGVDGDIRRFSEVGMTDPVVARATFEGTIGREPTTDEVIRLMMRYVLRLPVEVDESPGYRVMPGVHDLLEDLVEADTLLGLVTGNIEGAAHIKISRARLGRFFLFGGYGSDSSVRSDLTRAAIARAEALSGHEIDPAEVIVVGDTPRDIEAAHGAGTIAVGVATGEYSVDQLRGAGAEHVVRSFADGGFPSVD from the coding sequence GTGACCCAGCGACGGGTCGTGCTCTTCGACGTCGACGGCACGTTGATCGATACTGGCGGGGCCGGTGGGCGCAGCTGGTCCTACGCGTTCCGCGAGGCGTTCGGGGTCGACGGCGACATCCGCAGGTTCAGCGAGGTCGGCATGACCGACCCGGTGGTCGCCCGAGCGACGTTCGAGGGCACGATCGGGCGCGAGCCGACCACCGACGAGGTGATCCGGCTGATGATGCGCTACGTGCTCCGTCTGCCGGTCGAGGTCGACGAGTCGCCCGGATACCGCGTGATGCCCGGGGTGCACGACCTGCTCGAAGACCTCGTCGAAGCAGACACCCTCCTCGGACTCGTGACGGGGAACATCGAGGGCGCCGCGCACATCAAGATCTCTCGCGCCCGGCTGGGGCGCTTCTTCTTGTTCGGAGGGTACGGCAGCGACTCGTCGGTGCGCAGCGACCTCACGCGCGCAGCGATCGCTCGAGCCGAGGCGCTCTCGGGCCACGAGATCGACCCGGCCGAGGTGATCGTGGTCGGCGACACGCCGCGCGACATCGAGGCCGCGCACGGTGCGGGCACGATCGCCGTCGGCGTCGCGACCGGCGAGTACTCCGTCGACCAGCTGCGCGGTGCGGGCGCCGAGCACGTGGTGCGCTCGTTCGCCGACGGCGGTTTCCCGTCGGTCGACTGA